AGGTGTGCCTACTTCCTGAGTAATTAATTTGGAGAGAGCATCCGGACTAGCGACTTCAGAAGTCCCTACAATTGCCTTAATTACATCTTCTTCTTCGTAGAGACGTACAGAAGTTTCCTGGTTATTCTCAATATTCTCTTTATAGAATCCCTTGGCGTGACTATTAACACCAGGTAATGCAATGAAAAGACCATGGCACTTCTTATTCTTCAGCCACCTCGTCATATACTTGCCGTAGAATTCTTGTAATTTAGGAGCAGCTACATCTGTTTCATAGCATTTGCACTCGGCATACAGCGGAATGTCCATTGTTATATGTTCTCCTTCAATATCTATTTCCATACCTGCGTAGTTGACGTTTGAGATTTGGTCGATGCTGTAACCGTAGTGGCGCAGCACATCGGCCATAAGTCGTTCAAATAGCTTGCCTCGTTCATTGGCCCGGGCTTGCGGAGATTTTCCGTCTGCAAGAATTTTTAGTCTTCCCATAACTTATTTAATTCTCTCATCCGTTATCGATAGCGAACATTTCTGTGACTCAATTTCATGTACGAATTGATACAATACCTTTATTCGCCTAATTATCTCGACTGATCTATGAGCTTTAATAAGCAAACATATGAAAATTCTCTTGTCAAAGTCAAGCACAATTTCATAAATGGGTTCTTCCTTTCTTTTTTAAATTTCCCTTGTCTTTTCTTTTTTTCGTATTATATTAAGCCAGATTTTTGACGTAGAATAGCATAGTAAAGGAGGAAGAGGTTTTGAAAGAGAAGATTCATCCCAAGTATTATGAGACCACCATCACCTGTGCCTGTGGGAATGTCATCCATACCCGTTCCACAGCCAAGGATATCCATGTGGAAATCTGCTCACATTGCCATCCCTTTTTCACCGG
The sequence above is a segment of the Candidatus Zixiibacteriota bacterium genome. Coding sequences within it:
- the rpmE gene encoding 50S ribosomal protein L31, which gives rise to MKEKIHPKYYETTITCACGNVIHTRSTAKDIHVEICSHCHPFFTGKQKLVDTAGRVERFRKRYQKEEKKQEKTEGK